The following coding sequences are from one Leptolyngbya sp. NIES-3755 window:
- a CDS encoding hypothetical protein (similar to AA sequence:cyanobase_aa:MAE04350), translating to MDFEIIGEISEIEVIAVGTGIRDRKRLHKHYGRGRWRKLKGVAQVELENGTIRLAEIHWYEAHGIGKVEFKLKLPFLD from the coding sequence GTGGATTTTGAGATTATTGGCGAGATTAGTGAAATTGAAGTGATTGCAGTCGGGACAGGCATTCGCGATCGTAAGCGATTACACAAACACTATGGGCGCGGCAGATGGAGAAAATTGAAGGGAGTTGCCCAGGTCGAGCTTGAAAACGGTACGATACGACTAGCTGAAATCCATTGGTATGAAGCTCATGGAATCGGCAAAGTCGAGTTTAAGCTCAAACTTCCGTTTCTAGATTGA
- a CDS encoding addiction module toxin, Txe/YoeB family (similar to AA sequence:cyanobase_aa:SYNPCC7002_A0836) — protein MSWELVYTKQAQKDAKKLASSNLREKAQELLDILQEDPWQNPPPFEKLIGDLEGAYSRRINIQHRLVYEIIESENTVKILRMWTHYE, from the coding sequence GTGAGTTGGGAACTGGTCTACACCAAACAAGCACAGAAAGACGCTAAAAAACTCGCTTCCAGCAACTTACGAGAGAAAGCACAGGAATTACTGGATATCTTGCAAGAAGATCCTTGGCAGAATCCGCCGCCTTTCGAGAAATTAATCGGAGATCTAGAGGGGGCATATTCGCGGCGGATCAATATTCAACATCGCTTAGTTTACGAAATTATTGAGTCTGAGAATACGGTGAAGATTTTGCGGATGTGGACGCATTATGAGTAG
- a CDS encoding hypothetical protein (similar to AA sequence:cyanobase_aa:Cyan7425_4640), with protein MSAVLNKPSSILHEIKIEKVGAWNLFKFSDALQLRMEELLEKKKADQLALEEIGELDAIAELDRIFTHINAMMAACNVEQ; from the coding sequence ATGAGCGCAGTTCTGAACAAACCATCCTCAATTTTACATGAGATCAAAATCGAGAAAGTTGGTGCATGGAATTTGTTTAAGTTTAGCGATGCGCTACAGCTTCGGATGGAAGAATTGCTAGAGAAAAAGAAAGCGGATCAACTGGCGCTTGAAGAGATTGGGGAACTCGATGCGATCGCAGAACTCGATCGGATTTTCACCCATATCAATGCAATGATGGCTGCCTGCAACGTTGAGCAGTAG
- a CDS encoding 50S ribosomal protein L15 (similar to AA sequence:cyanobase_aa:LBDG_49300) encodes MRLEDAVPQPGSTKRKRRIGRGISAGQGASGGFGMRGQKSRSGRPTRPGFEGGQTPLYRRLPKLKYFTVINRKFFTAVNVGDLAELAADSEVTLSSLMDAGIVTQDDGPLKILGDGELSVKLSVKAAAFTEGAKSKIEAAGGTCEVV; translated from the coding sequence ATGAGATTAGAAGATGCTGTGCCACAACCAGGCTCAACCAAGCGCAAACGTCGCATCGGTCGCGGGATTTCTGCGGGTCAAGGTGCGAGTGGTGGGTTTGGAATGCGGGGTCAAAAATCTCGATCGGGTCGTCCGACTCGTCCGGGGTTTGAAGGGGGTCAAACGCCTCTGTATCGTCGCTTGCCGAAGTTGAAGTACTTTACGGTGATCAATCGGAAGTTCTTTACGGCGGTGAATGTGGGCGATTTGGCTGAGTTGGCTGCTGATTCTGAGGTGACGTTATCTTCGCTGATGGATGCGGGGATTGTGACTCAGGATGATGGTCCGCTGAAGATTTTGGGCGATGGTGAGTTGTCGGTGAAGCTGAGTGTGAAAGCTGCGGCGTTTACTGAGGGCGCGAAGTCGAAGATCGAAGCGGCTGGCGGAACTTGCGAAGTTGTTTAA
- a CDS encoding transposase IS200 (similar to AA sequence:cyanobase_aa:LBDG_31860): MPLWKLYYHFVWATHDRFPLITPDQEASLYRFIQHKTNELGGHLHAVGGIEDHLHLIVSTPSSLALSDYVRLIKGSSAR, encoded by the coding sequence ATGCCGCTTTGGAAACTTTACTATCATTTCGTTTGGGCAACTCACGATCGTTTTCCGTTGATTACACCCGATCAAGAAGCATCACTTTATCGATTCATTCAGCACAAGACTAATGAATTGGGTGGGCATCTTCATGCCGTTGGCGGAATCGAAGATCATCTTCACCTGATTGTTTCTACTCCGTCCAGCCTTGCCCTTTCCGATTATGTTCGGTTGATTAAAGGCAGCAGTGCCCGATAG
- a CDS encoding ATP-dependent DNA helicase RecQ (similar to AA sequence:cyanobase_aa:LBDG_25890) — MSTVIDNSNLRLDWTIDAQKFLSCIARFQQRGQNFGINYTIEVLRGLKNQDVIQHGHCELSTYGIGRERSVEDWRLLAQWLLFQSLVQEDRQRGNKRVLQLNDASLAVMRGQRPVLCPKGWIARQSKSPEYAHDILTLHLHGLSALEIAQIRNSQEPTILTRLSELILRGEEIDIDREVTQEGQTEIMQAFETLGTESLRNIYDHVDRKYNYGQIRLVLAKLQFVQ, encoded by the coding sequence ATGAGTACTGTGATCGATAACTCAAATCTGAGACTTGACTGGACAATCGACGCTCAAAAATTTCTGTCTTGTATTGCCCGTTTTCAACAACGTGGTCAAAACTTTGGGATCAACTACACGATCGAGGTTCTTCGAGGCTTAAAGAATCAGGATGTCATTCAACACGGACACTGCGAACTCTCTACTTATGGAATTGGAAGAGAAAGATCGGTAGAGGATTGGAGATTATTGGCTCAATGGTTACTTTTTCAAAGTTTAGTTCAAGAAGATAGGCAAAGAGGCAACAAACGTGTACTACAGTTGAACGATGCGAGTTTGGCAGTAATGCGAGGACAGCGCCCTGTTCTTTGTCCTAAAGGCTGGATTGCAAGACAAAGCAAATCTCCTGAATATGCACATGACATACTAACGTTGCATCTTCATGGACTATCAGCTTTAGAGATTGCTCAAATACGGAACTCTCAAGAACCGACAATTCTTACTAGACTCTCTGAATTGATTTTGAGGGGCGAAGAGATTGACATTGATCGCGAAGTTACGCAAGAGGGTCAGACTGAAATCATGCAAGCTTTTGAAACTCTTGGAACTGAATCGCTGAGAAATATTTATGATCATGTAGACAGGAAATATAACTATGGGCAAATTCGGCTTGTATTAGCCAAACTTCAATTTGTGCAGTGA
- a CDS encoding hypothetical protein (similar to AA sequence:cyanobase_aa:MAE04340) has translation MKPPLAQSHFAICLNNEGYPASLEVGKLYQVIPDEQASTNGLIRIIDESGEDYAFSVDRFYAIELPEYVEVALLSTR, from the coding sequence ATGAAGCCACCATTAGCCCAATCCCACTTTGCAATCTGCTTAAACAACGAAGGCTATCCAGCATCGCTCGAAGTTGGCAAGCTTTATCAGGTGATTCCAGATGAACAAGCCAGCACAAATGGTCTAATCCGCATCATTGACGAGAGCGGGGAGGATTATGCGTTTTCGGTCGATCGCTTTTATGCGATCGAGCTTCCCGAATATGTAGAAGTCGCGCTTTTATCCACGCGGTAA
- a CDS encoding hypothetical protein (similar to AA sequence:cyanobase_aa:PCC7424_4454), whose amino-acid sequence MSVSQERLNYPSAEVLAYMEQQAEEFEKMRSQLVKTHLGQYVWFESGQVLDADKDFEALAIRVCQEDENRPLFIKKVLLQDPHLIVRTPFR is encoded by the coding sequence ATGTCTGTTTCTCAAGAACGCTTAAATTATCCATCTGCTGAAGTGCTGGCATATATGGAACAGCAAGCAGAAGAATTTGAGAAAATGCGATCGCAACTCGTCAAAACGCATCTCGGTCAATATGTTTGGTTTGAATCGGGTCAAGTGCTAGATGCTGACAAAGATTTTGAGGCTCTCGCGATTCGGGTTTGTCAAGAAGACGAAAATCGACCCTTGTTTATTAAAAAAGTTTTACTCCAAGATCCGCATCTAATTGTTAGAACACCGTTTCGCTAG
- a CDS encoding prevent-host-death family protein (similar to AA sequence:cyanobase_aa:LBDG_49380) translates to MIPIDQARQQLQDLIDAVSQSHQPIVIAGQSSNAVLLSEADWAAVQETLYLLSVPGMRESIREGLATPIEECDRELEW, encoded by the coding sequence ATGATTCCAATTGATCAAGCCCGACAGCAATTGCAGGATCTGATCGATGCAGTTAGCCAGTCGCATCAGCCGATTGTGATTGCAGGACAAAGCAGTAATGCGGTATTGCTCTCTGAAGCGGATTGGGCAGCAGTACAAGAAACACTTTATCTGCTCTCAGTGCCAGGAATGCGAGAGTCGATTCGGGAAGGATTGGCAACCCCGATCGAAGAGTGCGATCGGGAGTTGGAGTGGTGA
- a CDS encoding peptidase A2A retrovirus catalytic (similar to AA sequence:cyanobase_aa:PCC7424_4455) — MGTHQYTFLTADIPPIPLLSVQLATPGIEPRRTIDTQAILDTGSDCTLIPLPLLMQVNARIIGRSIRIPVAGEKAIAIPHLVGLQFDQYRFAGVEVFGCSINDIGELLIIGRDVMNQYRIEFDGQSLTFTIF; from the coding sequence GTGGGTACACACCAATACACTTTTCTGACTGCTGATATTCCACCCATTCCGTTACTGTCTGTACAGTTAGCAACGCCGGGAATTGAACCAAGAAGAACGATCGACACCCAAGCAATTCTAGACACGGGTTCTGATTGTACGCTCATTCCACTGCCATTGTTGATGCAAGTGAATGCAAGAATTATTGGTCGGTCGATACGAATTCCGGTTGCGGGGGAGAAGGCGATCGCCATTCCTCATCTAGTCGGGTTGCAGTTCGACCAGTACCGTTTCGCAGGGGTCGAAGTCTTTGGCTGTTCGATCAATGATATTGGCGAACTGCTAATCATTGGACGCGATGTGATGAATCAGTATCGGATTGAGTTTGATGGTCAGAGTTTGACGTTTACGATTTTTTAG
- a CDS encoding hypothetical protein (similar to AA sequence:cyanobase_aa:LBDG_49330) → MLDIDKQYVFNEQGEAIAVQIPLDQFQRIEHLLSNVPDAQPQDESESDQPEAELEYVNGVPVIKSYGGNLPASIVDDMREERIRELGGW, encoded by the coding sequence ATGCTGGACATTGATAAGCAATATGTGTTTAACGAACAGGGTGAAGCGATCGCTGTTCAGATTCCGCTCGACCAATTTCAACGGATTGAGCACCTTCTTAGCAATGTTCCAGATGCTCAACCCCAAGACGAGTCTGAATCGGATCAACCGGAAGCGGAGCTAGAATACGTAAACGGTGTCCCTGTCATCAAATCCTATGGCGGGAATCTGCCCGCCTCAATCGTGGATGATATGCGTGAAGAAAGGATTCGGGAACTGGGTGGATGGTGA